One Calliopsis andreniformis isolate RMS-2024a chromosome 9, iyCalAndr_principal, whole genome shotgun sequence genomic window carries:
- the Tau gene encoding microtubule-associated protein tau, giving the protein MLAVSTTLTKGKPGVLHNLSIDCFSVPGQTDRRSQTDVPYRGRTSVLTKASPSRDTERQTTQKSCSIVLATNHPTISHLVKSNPLLPPGFRARPQGPPGSPRHPLNNGPVGQSRPEGQPHQIGYEARPPFGPPSSAQFAQHGPHEGPRPLGSLSPQRPPQQGQNSPILLNPRFPGSPPTRINPQQRPRLLNPANYQAQQYQRNLQQAHKTGPEHQNVPPEVRAPEGFVRPPPIAQRQLQRNESLLNIPRPRLPFKEEKTSALPRIIVERMADVDSVKRPQQVENFRDKMREHSENDDDDDVVIDGKKSPRPGSGVGNQKELTDAKSPKKEDMQGKDGTKRGEVTVTDGTVDKAKGSVLEKVSDATVNHQFDKSESQVQETVKGSDSRLPSAKADEKAHAEAIDKGVEEKVNNKSDKPVEKPVEDKNATEKVDLIKDCVTKPAAPKETSSSVPASAEDKSNKPDSSASNLPSKELSNEQSLKTESQSKTESSLEQNERQNELESKVLPKSPGKSEKGEESETGTSTLIEIHQVQQDLKVPGKSPEESGSSSPAGSNVVKNEEELQVPSKSPDRSAVSTPEMKQSQNEKEGKGRDMSAEKSRQEQGTKDEQAKQEAKVDSKTESKEEQVTSVEKSREKTPTNLNGSSKEKESKDSIAVSTEKISTDAITVETKISEENVTQKPQQVTPIITTETTNELSVTESVSPVKSPDSVKGFDNGQERSLSMELSPRSSRSPTSPMSPNRSEKEEKEETKKATFDENSIDRKSPAPKTQRTPTPAKLDEILKKNSARPENGSATNGMEHIDTTPTTNGVSDLSMKKSPSKSKDSDKRSTAGSPVKSPSKSVKSLPRTPETPSSTGAQEKKKLPMNKIQVGAAPSPNLKTVRSKIGSLENASYKPGGGKVKIENRKLDFSKAQPKIAAKNEKYTPSGGDKKIAQVKLQWNAKPKVGSLENATYKPGGGDKKIETVKLDFKDKAKPKVGSKDNAKHVPGGGGVKSSATPPKTPQDATNDIQTQKLDIKAESKIGSLDNVKHKPGGGDKKIFNDKDYLRQTGSNVESLGGSGSQSPVPPNTVTAGKNGLPTSDENLNQEC; this is encoded by the exons ATGCTTGCTGTCTCAACGACGTTGACTAAGGGAAAACCAGGAGTTCTACATAATTTATCAATAGATTGTTTC AGCGTGCCAGGACAAACAGACAGACGTAGTCAGACGGACGTACCTTACCGTGGAAGGACTTCGGTCTTGACGAAGGCTAGTCCCTCGCGAGACACTGAACGACAGACAACGCAAAAATCGTGTTCCATAGTTCTCGCCACGAACCACCCCACGATTTCACACCTG GTAAAATCAAATCCACTATTACCACCTGGCTTTCGGGCGCGACCGCAAGGTCCACCTGGATCACCGAGACACCCCCTAAATAATGGTCCTGTAGGGCAATCGCGACCCGAAGGACAGCCCCATCAAATTGGATACGAAGCTCGCCCGCCTTTCGGGCCACCGAGTTCGGCCCAATTCGCGCAACACGGACCTCACGAGGGTCCAAGACCGCTTGGAAGTCTATCGCCTCAGAGACCGCCGCAGCAAGGTCAAAATTCGCCTATTCTCTTAAACCCACGCTTCCCTGGGTCGCCACCTACCAGAATCAACCCTCAGCAGAGGCCAAGACTACTGAATCCCGCGAACTACCAGGCGCAACAGTATCAGAGGAACTTGCAACAGGCTCACAAAACAGGGCCCGAGCACCAGAACGTCCCACCGGAAGTGCGAGCTCCCGAGGGCTTCGTTCGGCCGCCGCCGATCGCGCAGAGGCAATTGCAACGAAATGAATCGTTGTTGAACATACCTCGACCACGTTTGCCATTTAAGGAAGAGAAAACATCTGCGCTTCCGCGTATAATAGTCGAGAGAATGGCCGACGTTGACAGCGTGAAGAGGCCTCAGCAGGTTGAGAACTTTAGGGACAAGATGAGGGAGCACTCGGAGAACGACGACGATGACGATGTCGTGATAGATGGGAAAAAGTCGCCACGTCCTGGGAGTGGTGTTGGGAATCAGAAAGAGTTGACTGATGCAAAGTCGCCGAAGAAAGAGGATATGCAGGGTAAAGATGGGACGAAGAGAGGTGAAGTGACTGTAACTGATGGGACAGTGGACAAGGCGAAGGGTTCTGTTTTGGAGAAAGTCAGTGATGCTACTGTGAATCATCAGTTTGATAAATCGGAGAGTCAAGTGCAGGAAACTGTTAAAGGGTCTGATAGTAGGTTACCTTCGGCTAAGGCTGATGAGAAAGCACACGCAGAAGCGATTGATAAGGGAGTAGAGGAGAAGGTAAATAATAAGTCAGACAAGCCTGTGGAGAAGCCAGTGGAAGATAAAAATGCTACTGAAAAGGTGGACttaattaaagattgtgtaacgAAACCAGCGGCGCCGAAGGAAACGAGTTCATCAGTTCCTGCTTCCGCGGAAGACAAATCTAACAAACCAGATTCCAGTGCATCCAATCTACCCAGCAAAGAGCTTTCAAATGAACAAAGTTTAAAGACAGAGTCTCAAAGTAAAACAGAATCGTCGTTGGAACAGAATGAAAGACAGAATGAACTGGAGTCGAAGGTATTACCCAAGTCTCCAGGTAAATCAGAAAAAGGAGAAGAATCAGAGACAGGCACGAGTACCTTGATAGAAATACATCAAGTTCAGCAAGATCTAAAGGTGCCAGGAAAATCACCAGAAGAATCGGGGTCAAGTTCGCCAGCAGGAAGCAATGTGGTTAAAAATGAAGAGGAACTCCAGGTGCCCTCCAAGTCACCTGATCGATCAGCTGTGAGCACGCCAGAAATGAAGCAAAGTCAAAATGAGAAAGAAGGGAAAGGTAGAGACATGTCTGCGGAGAAATCTCGTCAGGAACAGGGCACAAAGGACGAACAAGCGAAGCAGGAGGCAAAAGTGGATTCTAAAACTGAATCTAAAGAGGAACAAGTAACTAGTGTAGAGAAATCACGTGAAAAGACACCGACGAATCTTAATGGTTCTTCGAAGGAGAAGGAATCGAAGGATTCCATCGCAGTATCAACTGAAAAAATTAGCACAGATGCTATTACAGTAGAGACGAAAATTTCTGAAGAGAATGTCACTCAGAAACCGCAGCAGGTTACACCTATAATCACGACAGAAACAACGAACGAATTATCGGTGACAGAATCAGTGTCTCCCGTGAAATCCCCTGATAGTGTAAAAGGTTTCGATAACGGCCAAGAGAGATCGTTATCAATGGAACTTTCTCCTCGTAGTTCTCGGTCACCAACTTCCCCGATGTCGCCTAATCGTAGtgaaaaagaagagaaagaggAGACGAAGAAGGCTACTTTTGACGAAAATTCAATCGATCGGAAATCACCCGCACCTAAAACTCAACGAACACCTACGCCAGCTAAGTTGGATGAGATTTTAAAGAAGAATTCAGCGAGGCCAG AAAATGGCAGTGCAACGAATGGTATGGAGCATATCGATACG ACCCCAACCACAAACGGAGTGTCGGATTTATCAATGAAGAAATCGCCGTCTAAATCAAAGGACAGTGATAAAAGGTCAACAGCTGGTTCACCCGTGAAATCGCCCAGTAAATCTGTGAAATCATTGCCAAGGACCCCAGAAACACCTTCATCGACAGGTGCCCAAGAAAAGAAAA AATTGCCTATGAACAAAATCCAAGTGGGTGCAGCACCTTCTCCAAATCTGAAGACAGTACGATCGAAAATTGGCTCACTGGAGAACGCGAGTTACAAGCCTGGCGGTGGGAAAGTGAAGATAGAGAATAGGAAACTAGACTTCAGCAAGGCGCAGCCGAAGATCGCTGCGAAAAATGAGAAGTACACGCCCAGTGGTGGTGATAAGAAG AtcgcgcaagttaagcttcaatGGAATGCAAAACCGAAAGTTGGATCACTGGAGAACGCGACGTACAAGCCTGGCGGTGGcgataaaaaaatagaaaccgTGAAACTTGACTTCAAGGATAAGGCGAAGCCGAAAGTCGGTTCCAAAGATAACGCTAAACATGTTCCTGGCGGTGGTGGCGTAAAA TCATCGGCTACACCGCCAAAGACGCCGCAGGATGCGACCAACGAC ATTCAGACACAGAAACTCGATATCAAAGCTGAGAGCAAAATTGGATCCTTGGACAACGTGAAGCATAAGCCAGGCGGTGGTGACAAAAAGATTTTCAACGACAAAGACTACCTTCGACAGACTGGTTCAAACGTAGAAAGTCTCGGCGGTAGTGGATCACAG AGCCCTGTGCCCCCTAACACGGTCACCGCTGGCAAGAACGGTCTGCCTACTTCGGACGAGAACCTCAACCAGGAATGCTAG